The Populus alba chromosome 6, ASM523922v2, whole genome shotgun sequence genomic interval TGGACCTTTAATTGCctctaaacttttaatttattgcaaTTTCACCCCCACCCAACTCATTTGTTAGCTCTTAAGTTGAccgtcttttttattttgatccttggttctgaatttatgaattttaaccctcaattgaccaaaaaaaaggttctaatttcttcaatttagcccctaaAGTAATCAATTTCAGCCTTACATTTACATGCATTTTCCAGCTTAgtcattggttttggatttgtGTATTTtaaccctcaattgatcaacaaacttctaattttttcaatttggcttCTGATTTTGTCAATTTCAACCCCTACATTCATGTGACTTTTCCAGTTTAGTCctaggttttggatttcttcaatcaagtctctaattacccataaaacttcaatatttatgtaaGTAATCCCCTAATTTGACCatattaactcttaaaaattacaattcaacccttcaaactttaatttcttctagttAAACactaaattgacttcaaaatttattttttctttcaattaagccctcaataaattcaattaaacattGGAAATTTCTAATTGAGTCCTTATGCAtccaatttttaatttctctcctcaaattgaattttctttgtcaatagaGCCTTTATCAGTCGAAAATacattgtgaaatttttttaatcttgtataTTTGATCCTCTTCAACCAATCTTTGATGATTTTCTAGGCATTCTAATACGTTTTTGTCActgaaatattcttttttattttcttccaacattgttttatgtttttgtattttctctataccttttttttatgatttttttaatgcggGCCCTAAAAAATGGGTAACAATAATCATTACCccttgtaaattaattttatttgaaagtaaCTTCATATAACCTCAAAAATCATTATGgtataaaaagagaagaaaattaaacaataatttgcATGAGTTCAAGtcttgatgatgtttttttaaaaaaaaattgaaaaccttttttttattaagttcattccttttttgtttttgttaaattttatttttacgcataTAATCTCTTTAATACTTTACATGCACCcctatctctttttattttttaaatataagaattcaaaatgtttgcatataatttcaaattcatGAAATGATATGGTGACCCATGTTTtaaggtttggttttttttatataaaaaaaaaagtgttcggGATTATTATGTTACCATACAATTAGGTAGTAAAATAGAATTTAGAATtccatgaaatatttttattcattcccaacatcatttttttattaatttttttatttttatctttcaatatttgattgaattggttctcatatttattataatataattaaaatagaaaatagtaTTGAACCTAGTGGAATCCATAATCTCTATCATAATCTTTATAATTTGACTCAAATTGATCTTATATATCTttattcaagttgtttttagaTACGTGTGCCtagctaatttatttttttttatgtcttttgtttatttccctcttaaataccaataaaaaaattcgaAGCTAATAAACTTATGTATAAGAAACATAGTCTTTTATGATTAATcgagtatttttaaaagataatttagttttagaagcataaaacaaattgagttgttttttaaaaaaaacaattatggtttTATTagtttagacttttttttttattttttttattacattatatgttttcattattttttaaatttctttatatagaattatatattactttggattatttatttgaattttttatttttatatatatatatttttttcaagtaatgaTCTTAGTcaatatataacttttttacaactttcatatgattttttattctttctttttcattttctttggtcACTAAAAATGCTAATTcacttattctttaattttgatatattttttaaataatattataatttttcagttgcatttttttttattattattatgtatctGATCATAcaataataaattgttcatgAATTGgatatactattttaatatatatttcttagctTACTTTTacaatcataaattattttaaaaaaataatgattctaatttaaaaacatgCTCTCACTGGGATAAACACGAGAtggagaaatatatttttttgtatttatttcaaataacttatatctttaacaaaaaaaaaatgtttctattTAAGTTAGAAAAGCTTGTGTCTTCTTCCCGACTTATtcttaatatgaatatttatctcaattttttggCTTCATCTTTGGTTTAGATCAacatatttgttatcttgtatTGACacatataattcttgatttattttattgaatatacaaaataaattttttattttgcaatgaaaaattttcttgatggaaaatatttaaaaaaaaattgtattttaggtttaataacaatgtcaattgattttttatgacatgaacattcttttttatcaaaacaaatattgagtCCCCAGCggcataatatgttttttttttttttacaatttcatcatttacttttttaaaaaaaattattataaattttgataaaaaaatttaaatccaatAGAGTCCATGATTCGGATTGCAGGTTTGATAAGTTAAGTTGTGAAATTCATGTTAATCCGATATGTTATttgtttcaatatatatatatatatgccatattgaattttttaaaagcattcaatttattttgaattgggtacgattggttttagtttttgtagGATTAATTtgttccaaattattttttacataattataacaatctCATTAATTTAACTTGTTTGTGAGTGTGGttacggttgcttttcaaattgtttttttactcagaaaaaatatcaaaataatatatattttttatttttaaaaaattatttttgacatcaacgcatcaaaataatctaaaaacaaaaaaaaattattaatttgaagtaaagaaaaaaataaaaaaaaattattttttttcaaaaatacttttgaaacacaaaaatgaaCAAGATGACGTCTTTTAATATGGtaacataaattaacttaatttgatttaatatgtcACTAtgccatttttttaataaaatgtgatctaattttttttttcttttaattttcttttcaatatcattcttttagttttgtttattattttttaccatatattacaaacaaaattattacaggtttgttttttgttatctttaattttttttttaaatcaaaaccaaattatTATTAATCGTCCATGTTTCTTTTATCGACGtgctcgagtttttttttattattatattcttttattttatttattgtttgtaCATATACAATTTTGCCTTAccattgattaaattaaaaacagcaTATACATAATTGATACACCTCACTAACAAGCCATCATACGGCATCTACCATTCAATTCTTCTACGCCAATCCCCCACAGTCAATCTGAGCCATCCGCTATATCCCCAACTTGGTGGTAAAGTGGCCCCATTTTACTCTCCACCGTCTGATTTACACCACAATGTTGCAAAACATCACTCCCACCTAAACTCTTAAGCACATACaattcttcctctctctctctttgaagACTTTAACTCGATTTCACAACTCACACGCCCGCTCTCCATCTGAGTATAGATGACAATTTACTAATCGAGATGAGGGAAACAACGGCACATAGCGGGTCAACTCGGAGCCAACTCAGCACTGAGTCTAGAAAGAATCTCAATCTAATTTATCAAGATCGTCTCTTTTAGTATCATCAGGTCTTTCAATCTTCTCTTTTCGGCTcccttttttcttaataaattgcTCCTTTTTAGcttattaatttgtaattttcttttgtattcTTTGTCTTGTTAATTATTGTAAAATCCGTTAGGTTAAAGTTGCAATCTTGGTGACCTTTAACCAAGGTTTTGATGGTGAAAGTAAATTGggattttttctttgaagttttgattaatttgagggtttttttttatgaattcatgGGGTTTCTTAACTGGTTTGTGTAATTTGTGGTGAATGATGGATTTTATGATAGGGCTTTCTTGAATTTTGTGGTTATAATAAGGGTTTGTTTGGGTATTGTGACGTTAGGGTTTTTATCCTGGTTTGTTGAATCGGTGATGAAGTGAACTTTGTctgcttatttttttagaaagttgGGATTTTGATTTGACCttgttgtgtttttgaaaattctaGGGTGTTTGATCAATAATTGTTGAATTGGGGATGGGTGAGGAGACATCTGATACTATGAATCTTGATTTGAATCTCGGTCCTGGTCCTGAGGCTGGGTCAGAATTAGAAGCATCTAATGAAGCCATGAATTTAGATGATTGGGTTGATGACCCCATTATTAGAATTAGGGAAGCTGTCAGAATTAGGGCTCGAGAGCACAGGAGATGGAGACAATTTCAAGTTCCACAACAAACTCAAAGCCTTTCGGTGGAATTGAATCAACTGATGGCTAATTCTGGCCATGTGGGCACATTACAGGCTGGTGAGGGAAGTGTTGCTGCTGAAGAAAGAACAAATGAAGTGCCTAAAATGTGCGAAAATAACAATGGATTTTTGGAAGATGAGGTGTCACAGAAAAAAGATGATGTTGAGAAGGCCAGTGGTAATGATGGGAGCTTCTATGATTGCAatatttgtttggatttggctACAGACCCTGTTGTTACTTGCTGTGGTCACCTGTTTTGTTGGCCATGCCTCTACCAATGGTTGCATGTCCATTCCGATGCAAAAGAATGCCCAGTCTGCAAGGGAGAGGTGACCGTGAAGAATGTGACCCCGATTTATGGCCGTGGGTGTACCACCCGTGAGCCTGGGGAGGATACAAATCTGGAGATCCCTGTTAGGCCTCATGCACGGCGGGTTGAGAGTTTGAGGCAAACTGCTTCAAGGCATCTTTCCAGCTTCCCAGTAGAG includes:
- the LOC118043884 gene encoding uncharacterized protein, with amino-acid sequence MGEETSDTMNLDLNLGPGPEAGSELEASNEAMNLDDWVDDPIIRIREAVRIRAREHRRWRQFQVPQQTQSLSVELNQLMANSGHVGTLQAGEGSVAAEERTNEVPKMCENNNGFLEDEVSQKKDDVEKASGNDGSFYDCNICLDLATDPVVTCCGHLFCWPCLYQWLHVHSDAKECPVCKGEVTVKNVTPIYGRGCTTREPGEDTNLEIPVRPHARRVESLRQTASRHLSSFPVEEMIRRLGRRFDLPRDLSPPQDSNGSRGAADRTHSILNRIMTYRGMRAEQNPIAPPDEMVDLTQTRPTSPVGGYTRRLHDIVDLIHSGTAGTETGPTRRANGLLLRRSQAQSLRSSTHTAFSSALNSTERIAETYFRNHPTGRNQEQPQPVDDRDSFSSVAAVINSGSQMDTAVESDSMVSLSTSSSRRRNDASRISDVDSGDSRAPRRRRLN